In Phlebotomus papatasi isolate M1 chromosome 1, Ppap_2.1, whole genome shotgun sequence, the following proteins share a genomic window:
- the LOC129799313 gene encoding transcription termination factor 5, mitochondrial gives MFLKRINYDFLLRHCTVGSIKPSRMCTSMEKDMPSGIDHRFFMNILGISRKDVDSMLAKHGKFYMLDKEDVQESYDTLQEYKISDGILEYPGILTTSATTLKNRHGVLIECSFSQVTLKILHRYLTIMNKPISLVKTYGYIPQNANVAERLAEIVNSGKIIQEARKLEVTGTLNDLRRFFIDDFLRQKIQASEKDLQKIWHSYGRIRHRPIKTISQSIDLIRKEMNFSNEKILKHGYLLYGDPENTEKILSMGTLLGVDIKEVLECHPKILMSNHRSIKQIVNILREHEISDTAMQKNWLIFTLGPRTVANRIAYLKEVEEFRVLLNHPRIGRLIYYQNKAIHRLNYLKDNKIFCASLNVLSSDSESFHRYAQNGIDATKGKEIVGTLAKKLNRNTKDIRKYLSRHPNWCHVPLVSISSVYEYLQQKGFTESDIYKNIHILFYPLAEITRKSEAIEREALDFIKDINWKSLSKSQYLALILYIIEIDFHFAGDGIWATNYIQSEKSEEAQLSV, from the exons ATGTTTCTAAAAAGgataaattatgattttttattacgaCACTGCACAGTGGGCAGTATCAAGCCATCTAGGATGTGTACATCAATGGAAAAAGACATGCCTAGTGGAATTGATCATCGATTCTTCATGAATATTTTGG gAATATCAAGAAAGGATGTGGACTCAATGCTGGCGAAACATGGAAAGTTCTACATGCTGGACAAGGAGGATGTGCAAGAATCATATGACACTCTGCAGGAATACAAAATATCGGATGGAATTTTGGAGTATCCGGGAATTCTGACAACAAGTGCTACAACTCTTAAAAATAGGCACGGGGTGCTCATTGAATGCTCCTTCTCCCAGGTAACGCTCAAAATTCTCCACAGGTACCTCACAATAATGAATAAACCAATTAGTTTGGTCAAAACATATGGATATATACCGCAAAATGCCAATGTTGCGGAAAGATTAGCTGAAATAGTAAATTCGGGAAAGATTATTCAAGAAGCAAGGAAGCTGGAAGTCACTGGGACACTCAATGATCTCCGGCGGTTCTTTATCGATGATTTTCTGCGTCAGAAAATCCAGGCATCAGAGAAGGATTTGCAGAAAATCTGGCATTCGTATGGTCGAATTCGTCATAGACCAATTAAAACAATTTCTCAATCGATTGATTTGATCCGGAAAGAGATGAATTTCTCAAATGAGAAAATCCTCAAGCACGGATACCTTCTCTACGGAGATCCTGAGAATACTGAGAAAATCCTATCGATGGGAACATTGCTTGGAGTTGATATAAAGGAAGTTCTCGAATGCCATCCAAAGATTCTTATGAGTAATCACAGATCCATTAAGCAAATTGTGAATATTCTGCGAGAACATGAGATTTCTGATACTGCTATGCAGAAAAATTGGTTAATCTTTACATTGGGGCCCCGTACTGTGGCTAATCGAATTGCTTACCTCAAGGAAGTTGAAGAATTTCGAGTACTGCTGAATCATCCAAGGATTGGACGTCTCATTTATTATCAGAACAAAGCCATTCATAGGCTCAACTACCTCAAGGACAACAAGATATTCTGTGCCTCATTAAATGTTCTGTCCAGTGACTCGGAATCCTTCCATAGATACGCCCAAAATGGCATTGATGCAACAAAGGGAAAAGAAATTGTTGGAACACTTGCAAAAAAGCTCAATCGCAACACAAAGGATATCCGGAAGTATCTCAGTAGGCATCCAAATTGGTGCCATGTACCCCTTGTGTCCATATCCTCAGTTTACGAGTATCTGCAGCAGAAGGGTTTCACCGAATCGGACATCTACAAAAACATACACATCCTCTTCTATCCCCTTGCAGAAATTACCCGGAAATCCGAAGCAATTGAGCGAGAAGCGTTGGATTTTATCAAGGACATCAACTGGAAATCTCTGTCCAAGTCACAATATCTCGCATTGATTCTGTACATCATTGAAATTGACTTTCATTTTGCCGGAGATGGTATATGGGCTACCAATTACATTCAAAGTGAAAAAAGTGAAGAAGCTCAACTTTCAGTTTAA